The nucleotide sequence aacaCTTCAGACTTATTCTTCATAAGATACACCCAAACAGCCCTGGAATAATCATCAACAATGGTCAAGAAATACTTATGACCATCCCTGCTAGCAACCCTATAAGGACCCCATACATCCAAGTGCACAAGTTCTCCCAACTGAGAACTTTTATGATCACTTAGAGGAAAAGGTTCTCGATGTTGCTTAGCCCTATGACACACATCACAAGGACCATGATCAGGCCCTGACTGAATGTTTAAAGTATCCTTAAACATTCTAAGAGCCTGATCAGCAGGGTGTCCAAGCCTAGCATGCCACAATTTatacaaagaagtatcaaatttaGACACATTAGACACAACAGTATTACCACAGAAATATAGACCTTCAAGTTGACTACCAATCACCAGGATTTTCTTGGTTAACAAATCCTGTATATAACATTTATGTTCATCAAAACCAATAAACAACTTATTATCCCTAGCCAACTTATGTACAGAAATTAGATTAACACTATACTCAGGGACAACAAAAACATCATGTAACATTACACCTTCAGCTAATTTTAATGATCCTATCTTGGCAACATATGCCTTAGTACCATTAGGATGCTTAACTTGTATTTTTAAATCAGAAACATCAATATAATTGCTCAAATTAGTTTCAGATTTTACCATATGATTATTTGCCCCTGAGTCAATAATCCAACCTGATCCTTTCCCCACATCATAGCCAAATGAATAAACAGGACAAGCAAACACATTAGAACACACAAACCCACCTGAAACATTGCAGCTCTGAGAAGTTTCAGGTGCCCTGTCCTTAATTAAACTAAGCAACTTAGTCAACTGATCAGAAGTCAAAGAAGTAACAGGAACACTAGACTCATCAACACATGCATTGTTACTTGAACTATTCTTCTTACTTTGATTTCCTCTTGGAGGTTTCATCCAAGATGGATACCCAATCAACTCAAAACATTTTTCAATTGTATGTCCAGTTTTATTGCAATTTGTACATTTTAAATTCTGATTAGAACTCttaacaaatttctttttgttatCTACCACAGAATTAGTTTTAGCAAACAACCCCACAGATCTATCATTAGAAACAGACAGATTAGAATTTCTATGAGATTCTTCTCTGGACACAACAGAAAAAGCATCTTGCAAACTAGGAAGAGGTTCTCTAATAAGCAAATTTGATCTAACAGTGTGATATACATTGTCAAGGCCCATCAGAAACTGCATTAATTTGATTAAGTGGTTAAAGTTATTAAACTGAGTTGATGCGTTACAAGTACACACAGGAATTTGCAGAATCTGATCTAATTGTTTCCACATTATATTAAGCTTGTGATAGTATTCAGCTATGGTTAAACTATTCTGTTTGAATGAGTTAATTTTTTGATAAAGATCAAACACAACAGACCCATCAATTTTATCATATGTATCCCTAAGATCTTTCCAAACCTCTGCAGCTGACTTGGAGTAAACATGACCCAAATACAACTCTTCTGAAactgaattcagaatccatgtaAGTACTACAGAATTACACCGTTCCCATTGAGTTTCAAGAACAAGATTATCCACAGGTTTTTCAAAGGTTCCATCAATAAACCCAACCTTGTTCTTGACTCTCAATGCTAAAATCATAGCATTAGCCCACACAGTGTAATTCTCAGTACCTTTAAGTTTAACACCTATCACTGTCAGAGTAGTGGAATCACTAGCATGCAAATACAAAGGATTATCAGGTTCCAACCTACTAATCATAGTTTCACCAAACAGATTTAACAAATCACCCATAACAAAACACCAGATAACAAGCAACAAACAACCAAGAAAGAATCAACAAACAACCTACACCGCGAAGCTGTGCCAGGGACCAGATAGTAGGTTCGTCACTCAAGGTGCCTACCCAGGCCTTTGCACAGGAGCTGTATACTAGACACACAGAACCAACAAACCTATCAAAAAATGCACACAATCTAGAACCAGACAAAAAATACCAACAACAAATCAGTCAAAAACAACAACACAAATCACAAATGCAACAGACTGAACCCTGTCTGTGTCCCAAATCAACAAACCGGCCCAACTAGTCCGGTAACAAGATGCCTAAATGCAAGACAGAAACAAAAGAGAGAAGATAAGAACGATCTCACCGAGGATGCGTAAACCTTGAAAACCAGTCTTGCAGCCTTCACTTAGGGCTACAAGAACTGATTAGAAGACAATCAGCAACAATGACTCGGTCAGTTTGCTTTGCAACCTTCTAGGGTTACAAAGACCAACACGAATCAATAGATCAGCACCAAGAACGCCACAAACCctagattagggttttgatcCTCCAAGATCCCCAAACTTCTTCACCAGCACACACTCCAATGAGCGATCGGAGACAAAAAACCACCGGAAAACCACAAGATCGGAGCCAAGAAACCCTGATCCAAATCAGATCCAGTTAGATCTGATCAGATCTAACTCAAGAACCCACAGCGGAACAGACGAAGCACCCAAGAGCTCaacaaagctctgataccatgtcaaaaaTATGGATCAGAGGAAGATCTACCCAAACCGATGATTTATTAACCCAAATCGACCAACAGATATAATATGAACTTAGACAGAAATCACCAACAAACAGACTCTCACTTGCAGATTATCAACAAGATAATCTGCTAGACAAATACAAGGAAATCAAACAACTAAAATATGAATCAAAGTGATTCAATACTGACAAACCCTAATCGCCTAAAACTGGAGAGAATCAAGAAGAACGGATGACCACACACTGACTAAAGTTAGGTTAGAAAATATCTTGACCAAGTATTATATAGCTCCTGAACCAACCGACTCTTCGAGAAAGTCTTTAAGCCCACAGTCTTCTAAGCCCAAACTTCTTGTCTTGTAAGCCCATCTCCTTATGACCAGCAACTCCAATATAGCACATATGAAATACAAAAAAACACAACCCATAAAAATATAATTAGAAGACAAAACAATATTGACCAATATTAATAAACAACATTGACCAGGGATGAAATATGGAATTGACCATACTTTTAACAGTTTCTACCCGGTTTTACCTATTTTTTTCCGAAATCGGTTCCTACCCGACCCGGTTCCTACCCTACCCGATTAATGCCCAGTTTCCACTCGGTTCCTACCGTTGTAAAGCACTGGAACTGGTTTTAGCCATTTGAAATGGCTATATAGCCGTTGGGATGGTTTTCTACCGTTAAAAATCGGGTTGCTGGCCCTAAAAATCAACTATAAATAGTGGTGGATTGTATTGGTTGATTACCCAACTCAAAAACGCTTAAACACATTCAAAAACGCAAAAAAATACTCTCAGTTTATTCTCCGTTCACACTTTCAAAATTCTACACTCTCAGATGTAGATGTATTGATTGATTACCCACcttcattctctttttatcattCCACTATGGTTCACTTAGAGAGATAAGGAGGCTAGTAAGAGAAAGTTGTTTTACAAGTCAAGTTCACTAATTTCTTAATGTTATTGCGAAAGAAGTCTCATGTTCGAGTGTCATTAAATTGTAGTTCAAGCTATTAGGGAGTTTCAAGGTTGTTCTTACCAAACTAATTCAAATGAGGTTAAAGGTGAGTTTTCTTTGCAAAATTTTGTATATTCGTGATTAGTTGTGCATTGGAATATGATAGACATATATTTTGAAGCATTTGGATTCATAAAGTTCGTATATTGATATGCCTGCAGCCTTGCATCATCACAACCGCCATTGCAGGTCGGTCTAGGGTTTCTGCGAAAGAGATAGTAAGTATTCTCATCCTTTAAATTTGCGAAAAGTTATAGAATATGCATAAATAAAGTATTCACAGAGATACAATATTCGAATAAATAGTTTTCACATATATATAGTTTTCACAACGCTGTGATCGTGAATAGATAATTGTGAGTAGTAACTGCGAATGGTATTTGTGAATGGATACTATTCGCATGGTAAAGTATTCGCATAGCCCACACGGAAAGTTCTAAGACTTATGCGAAATGTTGACCATTTCACGCGTGAACCTTTGATCAGATTTGTCTTAAATGTCCGGGCATTCAGGGAGGGTCAATATTTTCGCAGGTGAGTTTCTAGACCTCTCTTCATTGACTATTTTGGGGGCAACGTGCATACTCGGTATAGCGTTTTAAAACATGTAtgaattttttatataaaaaaagtaATAGTTTTGGCTTTTAGTCAAAGGTTTCGGTAATCATTTCATAAGACATGTCAAGTTAACATTTCTCTGAGATGCAAGCCTAAAGCTCTATAAAGTTAAAAAATGTGATAAAGAAGTAAAGGGTAAAGTAACTAAAGTATGCATGTAATGATAGTTAAGCTAATGAAGACTTATTGTATTTAAAGTTAATGTCGGTGTCCAAAGTTAACACTGAAGTCTCAACTTTATCTAAGGTTAACGCAGTAGTTATATGCATCTAAAGTTAACGGCCATGACCATGAAATAGGGGTAGTGCCTTTGTGGCTTGTCGGTACGTATTTTATATCTATGCATGTTAAAGTTCATAGTAAAGTGCTATGTTATATTATGTAAGGTAATGTGTTATAATGATGTCTCATAGGAGTATGTTATGATAATGCTTGTTAAAGTTTATTGGTGCCTTATTAAATTAGAACTCACTTAATATAGTTGAGCTTTAGTAAACACAGTAGGTTTAAGTATTTTGCTTGTGAGCTTGTAGACGTCTAGACATCAGTTGAAGGCTTActccccaccccaccccccaacccccaccccccacccccaataCTTGACTAACATCCTAGTTATGTTTTGTTCTAGACATTTAAGTTTTTAACTTATGGGTATATACATCGCAATGAGTAAATTCAACAATTTGAGGCGTTTCATACGTGTCCATAAATTTTTAAACATCCTTCAGAGCACTTTCAATGTAGATTCTCACTTAGCTAACACGCCAACAATTTAATTATTCTTTATTTTATCtctagttcatcatcatcattatcctTTACATTTTAGTTGTATAACAAAGTTATttattataaaattatatatattttaattataGGGGatagttcaaatgaaaaccacttttattgtgaaaaactcgaaaactaactcaaaaaagcctaaaaaacacaccaatttttttttcaatttttttcaaaaaaaaactgtGTGTAGTATGTGCACtacaaattttttattttttttttgaaaatttttttatatacataaacatgcgaaaattggtatgcaaaaaaaaaaagaaaaaaatttggtatgtttttttggttttttaattagtttttgagtttttacaataactagtggttttcatttgaaccttcccctttAATTATATCAGATTAATTATCTACTATTATAATAAACCCAACTATCATAAatatatgtaattttttatttggAGTTTATTCTCCAATTACAATTGAAGCATAATCCCAAAGCCAACGAAATTATAGCGATCGTAATGAAAGAAGCAATATCCCATGGACCCAATTAGGTTATGGACTGATTCTCCTTATCGCAATGGATTATCGATTGAAATCCTTACGATCACATAATGGATTATACAATTGTTATTTACTACTTACTTACCAATGAATCGTATTAAATTCTACAATTTTTTGAACGTGTTTTCTTCCTTCCGGTTCGAACTGTTAAGAGCATCATCCCAAGCTGTCGTTTGGCATTTGCACAAGCTTTGACAGGTGCCATCCATAAAGTAGTGGTCTCCCCTGGAACTGTTGAAAGTTGGGTCAAACTCTTATTCTTACCACGTTGTACCCTTAAGGTGGTTAAGCCGTCTTCC is from Helianthus annuus cultivar XRQ/B chromosome 9, HanXRQr2.0-SUNRISE, whole genome shotgun sequence and encodes:
- the LOC118482147 gene encoding uncharacterized protein LOC118482147; translated protein: MWKQLDQILQIPVCTCNASTQFNNFNHLIKLMQFLMGLDNVYHTVRSNLLIREPLPSLQDAFSVVSREESHRNSNLSVSNDRSVGLFAKTNSVVDNKKKFVKSSNQNLKCTNCNKTGHTIEKCFELIGYPSWMKPPRGNQSKKNSSSNNACVDESSVPVTSLTSDQLTKLLSLIKDRAPETSQSCNVSGFVNQENPGDW